From Cyprinus carpio isolate SPL01 chromosome A7, ASM1834038v1, whole genome shotgun sequence, a single genomic window includes:
- the b4gat1 gene encoding beta-1,4-glucuronyltransferase 1 translates to MHFSKKCSVFKVVLSALLLVALLQLLYLSFLSKLHGKQQRYKYSELFGSKKTANQVEKNPRREHLRYSLSTGGIFDGSGQYRVYKNLIKSDFSTNQKPGADPRSHHLALATHTTINNLHHLSSLLERWQNPLSVAIFANGQDVKFATAFVYALSIFCPQVQALVDFHLVCHSGEMASFPDQDREHFTGLEEKGCSGVFAKLESHRDKYKNYAIGSNVSYPNNLLRNVARSGTDAAYILVIDIDMLPSANLHHQFVTMLMRREPAADEVLVLPAFEIRHTRKMPATKSELVQLYQVGEVRPFYDELCPRCQAPTNYSQWVNLARKSSGPLEVAYTINWADPWEPFYIGARTVPLYDENFRQYGFNRISQACELHVAGYRFSVVSNAFVVHKGFKVQGEFHSRKDEENRKNRILFRSFKESLKAKYPNSPCRC, encoded by the exons ATGCATTTCTCTAAAAAATGCTCCGTGTTTAAGGTGGTGCTCAGCGCCCTTCTCCTTGTTGCACTGTTGCAGCTTTTATATCTGTCTTTCCTCTCAAAATTGCACGGCAAACAGCAGCGCTACAAGTATTCTGAGCTCTTCGGCTCCAAAAAGACAGCAAATCAAGTAGAGAAGAACCCCAGGCGGGAACATCTCAGGTACTCTTTATCCACAGGTGGGATCTTCGATGGGAGCGGACAGTACCGCGTGTACAAAAACCTAATCAAAAGCGACTTCTCGACCAATCAGAAGCCAGGCGCAGATCCCAGGTCACACCACCTGGCTCTGGCCACGCATACGACCATCAACAACCTTCACCATTTGAGCTCTTTGTTGGAGCGCTGGCAGAATCCTCTATCTGTCGCGATATTCGCCAACGGCCAAGATGTCAAGTTCGCCACGGCGTTCGTTTACGCCCTCAGCATTTTCTGCCCACAGGTTCAAGCGCTGGTGGACTTCCATCTGGTTTGCCACTCAGGGGAAATGGCCAGTTTTCCAGACCAGGATCGAGAGCATTTCACTGGTCTGGAGGAGAAGGGCTGCTCCGGCGTCTTCGCCAAGCTCGAATCCCACCGAGACAAGTATAAGAACTACGCCATCGGCAGCAACGTCTCGTACCCCAACAACCTTCTCCGCAACGTGGCCCGCAGCGGCACAGACGCTGCCTACATCCTGGTTATCGATATCGACATGCTACCCAGTGCCAATCTGCACCACCAGTTCGTGACCATGCTGATGAGGCGCGAACCGGCCGCGGACGAGGTCCTGGTGCTTCCTGCCTTCGAGATCAGACACACTCGTAAGATGCCCGCGACCAAGTCGGAGCTGGTGCAGCTCTATCAGGTTGGCGAGGTGCGGCCGTTCTACGATGAACTCTGCCCTCGCTGTCAAGCTCCCACTAACTACTCACAGTGGGTCAATCTGGCCAGAAAGAGCTCTGGGCCGCTGGAGGTGGCGTACACCATAAACTGGGCCGATCCGTGGGAGCCTTTCTACATCGGTGCTCGAACCGTTCCTCTCTATGATGAGAACTTCAGGCAGTACGGCTTCAACCGCATCAGTCAG GCCTGTGAGCTTCACGTCGCCGGTTACAGGTTCTCTGTGGTGAGCAATGCGTTTGTGGTGCACAAAGGGTTCAAGGTCCAGGGAGAGTTTCACAGCAGAAAGGACGAGGAGAACCGCAAGAACCGCATCCTCTTCCGCAGCTTCAAGGAGAGCCTGAAGGCCAAGTATCCGAACTCGCCGTGCCGCTGCTGA